One genomic segment of Pseudoalteromonas sp. GCY includes these proteins:
- a CDS encoding sensor histidine kinase, translating into MKQLSLAKKIFLHFFIIGSAVFSLIGVSLYLFSTNYANLAVEQSMVGMSEDIQEQLYFDNTNKLIYQSDSVAEKWGYDALYNNLVFRVTHAQTGAVLLQSTTNESSSLALQALIDTKDIPLGYSHLNGIDRYRIETNIDTVPVFIDLGRNDLIGELANEAVMPVLSQVSIFIISAAFLVFMVVGYLSIRSIVRPVKSVAEQLQRIRPEQLNFRLSEQGLPVEIVPIVHSLNQAMARVETGFDEQKRFVANAAHELKTPLAILNTRVELAQLDKHTHSGILADVSYMTRVVQQLLDLSRAQSLNAYEKHSLSIVPLAKEACMMLAPLSVTMDKQLELEIDDTGEVITGDQSSIHIMIKNLIENALRHSTEQAQIKVKASGKCIEVMDSGPGIDIQNYEKIFERFWRKEQSSMTGSGLGLAIVKEVVDLHHATLDVTCQNYMGGATFCVTFK; encoded by the coding sequence ATGAAGCAACTTTCTCTCGCGAAAAAGATATTTCTGCATTTTTTTATTATTGGATCTGCAGTATTCAGCCTGATTGGGGTTAGTTTATATTTATTTTCCACAAATTATGCCAATCTTGCTGTTGAGCAAAGCATGGTTGGTATGAGTGAAGACATTCAAGAGCAACTCTACTTTGATAATACGAATAAGTTAATATATCAATCTGACAGCGTGGCCGAGAAATGGGGCTATGATGCTTTGTACAATAACCTCGTGTTTCGAGTCACACACGCACAAACTGGTGCTGTTTTGCTGCAGTCTACAACCAATGAGAGTAGTTCCTTGGCGTTGCAAGCATTGATTGATACTAAAGATATCCCCCTTGGATATTCTCACCTTAATGGCATTGATCGTTATCGCATCGAAACCAACATTGACACTGTCCCGGTGTTCATAGATTTGGGCAGGAATGATCTTATTGGCGAGCTTGCCAATGAAGCAGTCATGCCCGTACTGAGCCAAGTCTCTATTTTTATCATCAGCGCGGCATTTTTAGTATTTATGGTTGTTGGATATCTGTCTATTCGCTCTATTGTTCGGCCCGTGAAAAGCGTTGCGGAGCAACTTCAAAGGATAAGACCTGAACAGCTCAATTTTAGGCTAAGTGAGCAAGGTCTCCCTGTTGAGATCGTTCCCATTGTGCATTCGTTGAATCAAGCGATGGCAAGAGTCGAAACAGGTTTTGATGAACAAAAGCGATTTGTTGCTAACGCAGCCCATGAGTTAAAAACCCCGCTTGCAATTCTCAATACCCGTGTTGAACTCGCCCAGTTAGATAAACACACCCACTCTGGTATTTTGGCGGATGTAAGTTATATGACACGTGTTGTACAGCAATTGTTAGACCTGTCTCGTGCACAGAGCCTTAATGCTTACGAAAAGCATTCGCTCAGTATTGTACCGTTAGCAAAAGAAGCCTGTATGATGCTGGCGCCATTATCTGTCACCATGGATAAACAGCTAGAACTGGAAATTGATGATACTGGAGAAGTAATTACAGGCGATCAGTCCTCCATTCATATCATGATAAAGAATCTCATCGAAAATGCCCTACGCCACAGTACTGAGCAAGCTCAGATTAAAGTAAAGGCCTCTGGAAAATGTATCGAAGTTATGGATAGCGGCCCTGGGATCGATATCCAAAATTATGAAAAAATCTTCGAGCGTTTTTGGCGCAAAGAGCAGTCATCAATGACTGGCAGTGGTCTTGGTCTCGCTATTGTAAAAGAGGTAGTCGATTTACATCACGCCACATTAGATGTTACATGTCAAAATTATATGGGTGGTGCGACCTTTTGTGTCACCTTTAAATGA
- a CDS encoding biotin/lipoyl-containing protein, producing MTMEMKVPVLPELIDTAKIATLYVAEGHQVAKDQVLCDIETDKVALELRAPEASRIGKIVVNEGDVLKADALIMSIIPDPELNHLVALEPKRVHQLLSNEDITTDHELKGKGNIDVQIDVLPDFVESATIIEIYVKEGDMVACGDRLCDVYTDKVILEVCAPNDGVVCDFIKKLEQAVVAGETIVTLYHPEYIAPETTLPESKEDNIDVLIAQVLLDPALDNEPSKLVELNRPSHQATCDNLEAHKDIAAVEATDSTVIDTQLKNESPPLSTQTGDSDVDLTNDHVSPASTVLRSESSVIAHVREDCSKDSQEGSASSGKVITFAASVIVIALAGCFLLV from the coding sequence ATGACGATGGAAATGAAAGTGCCCGTGTTGCCTGAGTTAATAGATACTGCAAAAATTGCAACACTCTATGTAGCCGAAGGACATCAAGTTGCAAAAGATCAAGTCTTATGTGATATCGAAACGGATAAGGTCGCATTGGAGCTACGAGCGCCAGAAGCCAGCCGTATCGGTAAAATCGTGGTAAACGAAGGCGATGTTTTGAAAGCAGATGCGCTTATTATGTCAATCATTCCTGATCCAGAATTAAACCACTTAGTTGCACTTGAACCGAAGAGAGTTCATCAGCTGCTCAGTAATGAAGACATCACTACTGACCATGAGTTGAAAGGAAAAGGCAATATTGACGTGCAGATCGATGTATTACCCGATTTTGTCGAGAGTGCAACGATTATTGAAATCTATGTTAAAGAAGGAGATATGGTTGCTTGTGGCGATAGGCTTTGCGATGTTTATACTGACAAGGTCATCCTCGAAGTTTGTGCTCCCAATGATGGCGTAGTGTGCGACTTTATCAAAAAGCTTGAGCAAGCAGTCGTTGCAGGTGAAACGATCGTCACTTTGTATCACCCCGAGTATATTGCGCCTGAGACTACACTTCCTGAATCGAAAGAAGATAATATTGATGTCTTAATAGCTCAAGTATTGTTAGACCCAGCTTTGGATAATGAACCTTCTAAGCTGGTCGAGCTTAATAGGCCTTCTCATCAGGCTACATGCGATAATTTAGAAGCTCATAAAGATATAGCGGCAGTCGAAGCAACCGATAGCACGGTTATTGATACACAGCTTAAAAATGAATCTCCCCCTCTTAGTACTCAAACTGGCGATAGCGATGTTGATTTAACAAATGACCATGTTAGTCCAGCTTCAACGGTTTTACGATCAGAGTCTTCAGTGATTGCCCATGTAAGAGAAGATTGTAGCAAAGACAGTCAAGAAGGAAGTGCTAGCTCTGGCAAAGTAATTACGTTTGCCGCCAGTGTAATCGTTATTGCGCTGGCAGGTTGTTTTTTGCTGGTTTAA
- a CDS encoding enoyl-CoA hydratase, with protein sequence MTAQLKLEKQGHTAVVTMSNPPANTWTKDTLTALKNLVIELNADKEIYSLVITGEGEKFFSAGADLNVFADGDKGVAADMSRVFGEAFETLSDFRGVSIAAINGFAMGGGLEVALACDIRIAEAQAQMALPEAKVGLLPCAGGTQNLSWLVGEGWAKRMILCGERLKADKAQQIGLVEEVVEQGKALEAALELAKKVEDQSPVAVTACKALIQKGRSGTINSALPLERELFVTLFDTQDQKEGVNAFLEKRKANWVNG encoded by the coding sequence ATGACTGCACAATTAAAACTCGAAAAACAAGGCCATACTGCCGTTGTTACTATGTCAAATCCACCCGCGAATACGTGGACAAAAGACACACTAACTGCACTTAAAAATCTAGTAATCGAATTGAACGCAGATAAAGAAATCTATTCGTTAGTGATCACTGGTGAAGGTGAAAAGTTCTTTTCAGCAGGTGCGGATCTAAACGTATTTGCTGACGGCGACAAAGGAGTCGCTGCGGATATGTCTCGAGTATTTGGTGAAGCGTTTGAAACACTCAGCGACTTTAGAGGCGTATCTATTGCTGCTATCAATGGTTTTGCAATGGGTGGTGGCTTAGAAGTGGCGCTGGCATGCGATATCCGCATCGCCGAAGCTCAAGCACAAATGGCACTCCCAGAAGCGAAAGTCGGTTTATTACCTTGTGCTGGCGGTACACAAAACTTGTCTTGGCTTGTGGGTGAAGGCTGGGCAAAACGTATGATTTTATGCGGTGAACGCTTAAAAGCCGATAAAGCACAGCAAATTGGCTTAGTTGAAGAAGTGGTCGAGCAGGGTAAAGCACTGGAAGCTGCGCTTGAACTTGCTAAGAAAGTAGAAGATCAAAGTCCAGTTGCGGTGACGGCTTGTAAAGCCCTCATTCAAAAAGGCCGCTCTGGCACGATCAATAGTGCACTGCCACTTGAACGCGAACTCTTCGTAACACTATTCGATACGCAAGATCAAAAAGAAGGCGTAAACGCGTTTTTAGAGAAGCGCAAAGCGAATTGGGTAAATGGCTAA
- a CDS encoding SDR family oxidoreductase has product MDINNKTVVITGGAQGLGLAMATEMAKHGAKLALIDMQEDVLAEAKRELAQFGTQVNTYVANVSQESDVENVFNAIVNDFGDISVLINNAGILRDGLLLKAKDGLVIDKMSLSQFQSVIDVNLTGVFLCGREAAVKMVEAGNGGVIINMSSVARAGNMGQTNYSAAKSGVVAMTTSWAKELGRFGIRVGAIAPGVIRTKMTDAMKPEAKERLVKMKPVGRLGEAQEIAHTAKYIIENDFFTGRVVEIDGGIRL; this is encoded by the coding sequence ATGGATATTAACAATAAAACAGTTGTGATCACCGGTGGTGCGCAAGGCTTAGGTCTTGCCATGGCGACTGAAATGGCAAAACATGGGGCAAAACTTGCCCTGATTGATATGCAAGAGGACGTTTTGGCAGAAGCGAAGCGCGAGCTTGCTCAATTTGGCACACAAGTTAACACGTATGTCGCTAATGTTAGTCAAGAATCAGACGTGGAAAATGTGTTTAATGCCATCGTAAATGACTTCGGAGATATTTCGGTATTAATTAATAATGCGGGTATTTTGCGTGACGGTTTGCTACTCAAAGCAAAAGACGGGCTAGTCATCGATAAAATGTCGCTTTCGCAATTTCAATCCGTTATTGATGTCAATCTCACAGGTGTGTTCCTGTGCGGCCGCGAAGCTGCTGTCAAAATGGTAGAAGCGGGTAATGGTGGCGTGATCATTAATATGTCGAGCGTTGCACGCGCTGGTAATATGGGACAAACCAATTATTCAGCGGCAAAGTCTGGTGTCGTTGCGATGACTACCAGTTGGGCTAAAGAGTTAGGTCGTTTTGGTATTCGCGTGGGCGCAATTGCACCAGGTGTTATCCGTACAAAAATGACCGATGCAATGAAGCCTGAAGCTAAAGAGCGTCTAGTGAAAATGAAGCCAGTTGGGCGTCTTGGCGAAGCGCAAGAAATTGCCCATACTGCAAAATATATTATTGAAAACGATTTCTTTACGGGACGTGTCGTTGAGATTGACGGCGGCATTCGCTTGTAA
- a CDS encoding heme NO-binding domain-containing protein, protein MRGVIFRGLEELVVEAIGMQAWDELLEAHAPEGRVYVSPTSYPDAELFALAQGVADKLNKPLTDVLAIFGQSLFGFLAEKHKGISSKFTSFEELVLSIDSVIHMEVKKLYDEPNLPSISAIVKDDKTIVLEYCSNRKLCFCAEGLLYGAAQFYSRKLKIEHPQCMHSGAEHCVLILHLD, encoded by the coding sequence ATGCGCGGCGTGATATTTAGAGGTTTAGAAGAATTAGTTGTAGAAGCGATTGGCATGCAAGCTTGGGATGAGTTACTCGAAGCACATGCGCCTGAGGGGAGGGTTTATGTTTCCCCTACATCCTATCCAGATGCAGAGTTATTTGCGTTAGCACAAGGCGTCGCTGACAAATTGAATAAGCCATTGACAGATGTATTGGCCATTTTCGGACAATCATTATTTGGTTTTTTGGCGGAAAAGCATAAAGGTATCTCATCAAAATTTACGTCGTTTGAAGAGTTGGTTTTATCTATCGATAGTGTGATACACATGGAGGTAAAAAAGCTTTACGACGAACCTAACCTACCCTCAATTTCGGCGATAGTGAAAGATGACAAAACTATCGTATTAGAGTACTGCTCGAATCGTAAATTGTGTTTTTGTGCGGAAGGGCTACTTTATGGTGCCGCACAGTTTTACAGTCGCAAACTAAAAATTGAACATCCACAGTGCATGCACAGCGGCGCTGAACATTGCGTACTCATTCTTCATTTGGATTAA
- a CDS encoding response regulator, with amino-acid sequence MRVLITEDNQQLATFIQQAITQDGHAADIAATAAQNEQLMQSWQYDALILDLGLPDKDGLEVIRSIRKQQNALPILILTARGSVDDRIKGLDLGADDYLNKPFAIDELKARLRALLRRPSTYTGNLLTHNNLAVDTKARRVTVGCENLAMGKTEVAILEYMIRNAGLTVGKDALYDAIYAMGFEVTDNAIQVAVHRIRKKLESSNAQTTINTLRGIGYILT; translated from the coding sequence ATGAGAGTGCTAATCACCGAAGACAATCAGCAGCTTGCTACATTTATACAGCAAGCAATCACTCAAGACGGTCACGCCGCTGATATTGCTGCAACTGCTGCACAAAATGAACAATTAATGCAAAGCTGGCAGTATGATGCCCTCATATTAGATTTAGGCTTGCCAGATAAAGATGGTTTAGAGGTTATTCGCTCAATTCGAAAACAACAAAACGCATTACCAATTTTGATCCTCACCGCGCGTGGTAGCGTCGATGATCGCATCAAAGGACTTGATTTGGGTGCGGATGATTACCTGAATAAACCCTTCGCGATTGACGAGCTTAAGGCAAGACTTCGAGCTCTACTGCGCCGCCCAAGTACCTACACCGGAAATCTATTAACACATAACAATCTTGCTGTTGATACAAAAGCACGCCGTGTCACCGTTGGCTGTGAAAATTTAGCGATGGGGAAAACGGAAGTTGCTATTTTAGAATATATGATCAGAAATGCCGGTTTAACCGTGGGCAAAGATGCGCTTTACGATGCGATTTATGCCATGGGTTTCGAAGTAACGGATAATGCAATCCAAGTTGCAGTACACAGGATCCGCAAAAAACTAGAATCGTCCAATGCACAAACAACGATCAATACACTGCGTGGTATAGGATATATTTTAACATGA
- the mmsB gene encoding 3-hydroxyisobutyrate dehydrogenase, with amino-acid sequence MAQVGFIGLGNMGGPMAINLLKAGHQVCVFDLNPEAVATLEASGATKATVVSDVCREADYVISMLPAGKHVRAVYTGDDGLINYLSKNTQVIDCSTIDAGSAQFVGNKLAESGISFVDAPVSGGVAGAAAGTLTFIVGGNKADFERAHVVLTNMGKNIFHAGDIGAGQVAKICNNMLLSILMAGTSEALQMGVDHGLDPKVLSEIMLNSSGRNWTLELYNPCPDVLENVPSSNGYKPGFMVDLMAKDLGLAMQSAQQTNSATPMGALAKNLYNLMQNQGKGSEDFSAIFKLYSEK; translated from the coding sequence ATGGCACAAGTAGGATTTATCGGCTTAGGTAATATGGGTGGTCCAATGGCCATTAACCTATTAAAGGCTGGCCACCAAGTATGTGTATTCGATTTGAACCCTGAGGCCGTTGCCACGCTTGAAGCAAGTGGCGCGACGAAAGCGACGGTTGTGAGCGATGTATGTCGCGAAGCCGATTATGTGATCAGTATGCTGCCTGCAGGCAAACATGTTCGAGCAGTGTATACAGGCGATGACGGATTAATTAACTACCTTAGTAAAAATACACAAGTAATTGATTGCTCGACCATTGATGCTGGATCCGCTCAGTTTGTTGGCAACAAGTTGGCAGAGTCAGGTATTTCATTTGTCGATGCGCCTGTGTCTGGCGGTGTGGCAGGTGCAGCGGCCGGTACCTTAACTTTTATTGTCGGTGGTAATAAAGCAGACTTTGAACGTGCACATGTGGTACTGACCAATATGGGTAAGAATATCTTCCATGCTGGAGATATTGGTGCGGGACAAGTCGCTAAGATATGTAACAATATGCTGTTATCAATACTTATGGCGGGCACAAGTGAAGCGCTGCAAATGGGTGTAGATCATGGCTTAGATCCTAAAGTATTGAGCGAAATTATGCTAAACAGCTCTGGTCGTAACTGGACGCTAGAGCTATACAACCCATGTCCTGATGTACTAGAAAATGTGCCTTCTTCGAACGGTTATAAGCCGGGCTTTATGGTTGATTTAATGGCTAAAGATCTTGGCCTTGCGATGCAATCTGCGCAGCAAACGAATTCTGCGACGCCCATGGGGGCGCTGGCGAAGAATCTGTATAACTTGATGCAAAATCAAGGTAAAGGCAGTGAAGACTTTAGTGCGATTTTTAAGCTTTATTCAGAGAAATAG
- the gloA2 gene encoding SMU1112c/YaeR family gloxylase I-like metalloprotein, which translates to MKLSRIHHVAVICSDYQRSKAFYTEVLGLRVLNENYRKDRASYKLDLALPDGSQIELFSFPNPPKRPSHPEAQGLRHLAFSVSDIDACIAHLLQYQVAVEPVRIDEYTGKRFTFFSDPDGLPLELYEQC; encoded by the coding sequence TTGAAGTTATCTAGGATACATCACGTCGCTGTTATTTGTTCTGACTACCAAAGATCAAAGGCGTTTTATACCGAAGTACTTGGTTTGCGCGTACTCAATGAGAACTATCGAAAAGATAGAGCGTCCTATAAATTAGATCTTGCGTTGCCTGATGGGAGCCAGATTGAGTTGTTTTCGTTTCCAAATCCTCCAAAACGACCATCACATCCAGAGGCGCAAGGGCTGAGACATTTAGCATTTAGCGTATCAGATATCGATGCTTGTATTGCACACCTTTTGCAGTATCAAGTTGCTGTAGAGCCTGTTCGAATAGATGAATATACAGGCAAACGGTTTACCTTTTTCAGCGATCCTGATGGTTTGCCGCTGGAGCTTTATGAGCAATGTTAA
- a CDS encoding acyl-CoA dehydrogenase family protein, which translates to MDYNLNEDQQAFADMAHQFAMSELAPHAAKWDQEHIFPKDVIQKAGELGFCGLYTPEETGGLGLSRLDSSIIFEQLSMGCTATTAMLTIHNMATWMIASFATEETKAKYMDQLVTGELLASYCLTEPGSGSDAASLKTKATKEGDEYVLSGSKMFISGAGETDVLVVMARTGEAGPKGISAFVVPADADGVIYGKAEEKMGWNAQPTRLITLENVRIPAANLLGQEGEGFKFAMQGLDGGRINIATCSIGTAQQALNTAKQYMQERSQFGKPLAAFQALQFKIADMNTELVAARQMVRLAAFKLDSNDPEKTTYCAMAKRFATDVGTKVCDDALQIHGGYGYIKEYPLERHLRDVRVHQILEGTNEIMRVIIARRILAEGAASVL; encoded by the coding sequence GTGGACTATAACCTAAACGAAGATCAACAAGCATTTGCCGACATGGCGCACCAATTTGCAATGAGCGAGCTTGCTCCACATGCAGCAAAATGGGATCAAGAGCACATTTTTCCAAAAGACGTAATTCAAAAAGCAGGTGAGCTTGGTTTTTGCGGTCTATATACGCCAGAAGAGACAGGTGGTCTGGGTTTATCTCGCCTTGACTCAAGTATTATTTTTGAGCAACTTTCTATGGGTTGTACAGCGACTACTGCCATGTTGACTATCCATAACATGGCAACGTGGATGATAGCGAGCTTTGCAACGGAAGAAACCAAAGCAAAATATATGGATCAGTTAGTAACAGGTGAGCTACTGGCTTCTTACTGTCTAACAGAGCCTGGTTCTGGCTCTGATGCCGCATCGCTGAAAACAAAAGCAACAAAAGAAGGCGACGAGTACGTTTTATCTGGCTCTAAGATGTTTATATCAGGTGCGGGTGAAACAGACGTATTGGTGGTAATGGCAAGAACCGGTGAAGCAGGTCCAAAAGGTATTTCAGCTTTTGTTGTCCCTGCCGATGCTGACGGCGTTATTTATGGCAAAGCAGAAGAAAAAATGGGTTGGAACGCTCAGCCTACGCGCCTTATCACGCTTGAAAATGTCCGTATCCCAGCTGCCAACCTGCTAGGCCAAGAAGGTGAAGGCTTCAAATTTGCGATGCAAGGCCTTGACGGTGGCCGTATTAATATTGCGACTTGCTCGATTGGTACAGCCCAGCAAGCACTCAATACCGCCAAGCAGTATATGCAAGAGCGTTCTCAGTTTGGTAAGCCGTTAGCGGCATTCCAAGCATTGCAATTTAAAATCGCAGATATGAATACAGAACTTGTGGCTGCGCGCCAAATGGTTCGACTTGCGGCATTTAAGCTTGATAGCAATGACCCAGAAAAGACCACTTATTGCGCAATGGCGAAGCGTTTTGCCACTGATGTTGGCACTAAGGTGTGTGATGATGCACTGCAAATCCATGGTGGTTACGGGTATATCAAAGAATATCCACTTGAACGTCATCTACGTGACGTACGTGTTCATCAGATCCTTGAAGGTACAAACGAAATCATGCGTGTAATTATTGCACGTCGGATCTTAGCTGAAGGCGCGGCAAGCGTCCTATAA
- a CDS encoding DUF7691 family protein, with the protein MSYNVTAYQVDAEKVKAVWGSKDQQFLDRFLSKYRDEIAGQEEELDVKGYAACMANIINGTSTDEDDEDNFIYGYLYEMLCQEFGEMVRHDDFLDIMEDVTPSNHKAFIPIPKNDDWPEFYSVPLEELELGRQVFLGSDEPYTKETSYIETVNFIFDTAVQNHKALVFFGY; encoded by the coding sequence ATGAGTTATAATGTCACTGCATACCAAGTTGATGCAGAAAAAGTAAAAGCGGTGTGGGGAAGTAAAGATCAGCAATTTTTGGATAGGTTTTTATCCAAATATCGAGATGAAATTGCAGGGCAAGAAGAAGAGCTGGATGTTAAGGGATATGCCGCTTGCATGGCGAATATTATAAATGGAACGAGTACAGATGAGGACGACGAAGACAACTTTATTTACGGGTATCTATATGAAATGCTATGCCAAGAATTTGGTGAGATGGTTCGCCATGATGACTTTCTAGACATAATGGAAGATGTGACGCCATCTAATCATAAAGCATTTATTCCTATTCCCAAAAACGATGACTGGCCTGAATTCTACAGCGTCCCTCTTGAAGAATTAGAGCTGGGTCGACAGGTTTTTCTTGGTAGTGACGAACCATATACTAAGGAAACTTCCTATATAGAAACGGTAAACTTCATTTTCGATACAGCAGTTCAAAACCACAAAGCTTTGGTTTTCTTTGGTTATTGA
- a CDS encoding enoyl-CoA hydratase/isomerase family protein — protein MIEFELINHEEAPVIFEQATCHNGMKIALATLNAPKALNALNLDMIRLLAPQLDAWANDPQIAMVMLKGAGEKAFCAGGDVVSLYREMSSDTSNALIETFFSEEYRLDYQIHNYDKPILLWGNGIIMGGGLGLTAGASHKVMTETSRIAMPEITIGLYPDVGGSYFLNKMPKGVGLFLGLTAANINAADAKLVGLADHFMDSEKLSLLLQNLVEVNWGKTNVLNHEKLTQLLLSLDEASHAPPKSEIKPLIKVFEALDEKSELSEQVEFILALDSTDNKWLSKAQAALKHGSPLSAALVKAQLTRSAGKTLRDCFKQELGMSVTAGEFGEFQEGVRALLIDKDGKPNWRFKSVAEVTDDAIERFFAPRWDENDHPLRDL, from the coding sequence ATGATTGAATTTGAGCTAATAAATCACGAAGAGGCGCCGGTTATATTCGAACAGGCAACGTGCCATAACGGGATGAAAATAGCGCTGGCGACATTAAATGCACCAAAAGCGTTAAATGCCTTAAACCTCGATATGATCCGTTTGCTCGCGCCACAACTAGACGCTTGGGCAAACGACCCGCAAATAGCAATGGTTATGCTAAAAGGTGCTGGAGAGAAGGCGTTTTGTGCCGGCGGCGATGTCGTGAGTTTATATCGCGAAATGTCGTCTGATACGAGTAACGCATTAATCGAAACCTTTTTCAGTGAAGAGTACCGGTTAGATTATCAAATCCATAACTATGATAAGCCAATCCTACTATGGGGTAATGGCATCATCATGGGTGGCGGACTGGGCTTAACGGCTGGCGCAAGCCATAAAGTGATGACAGAAACGTCGCGCATCGCTATGCCGGAAATCACCATTGGTTTATACCCTGATGTTGGTGGGAGCTATTTCCTCAATAAGATGCCAAAAGGCGTTGGACTATTCCTAGGTCTCACCGCTGCAAACATCAACGCTGCGGATGCCAAGCTGGTTGGGCTCGCCGACCATTTTATGGACTCAGAAAAGCTGAGCTTACTGTTACAAAACCTAGTTGAAGTGAACTGGGGCAAAACCAATGTATTAAATCATGAAAAGCTTACTCAGTTGCTGTTGTCACTAGATGAAGCGTCTCATGCGCCGCCAAAAAGCGAAATTAAACCGCTTATCAAAGTATTCGAAGCGCTTGATGAGAAAAGTGAGTTATCAGAGCAGGTTGAGTTTATTTTGGCGTTGGATAGCACTGACAACAAATGGCTAAGCAAGGCACAGGCAGCATTAAAGCATGGTTCACCATTAAGTGCAGCATTGGTTAAAGCGCAGCTCACTAGAAGTGCAGGCAAAACACTAAGAGACTGTTTTAAGCAGGAGTTAGGAATGTCGGTAACGGCTGGCGAGTTTGGTGAGTTTCAAGAAGGTGTTCGTGCGTTGCTTATTGATAAAGATGGCAAGCCAAATTGGCGATTTAAATCTGTCGCCGAGGTTACAGACGATGCGATAGAACGCTTTTTTGCACCTCGCTGGGATGAAAACGATCACCCATTGCGTGACTTATAA
- a CDS encoding sensor histidine kinase — MSEYNDYKKAYLRERRARDEVESLLEEKTRALYLANQTLERQLEQLKNQQAVLINNERMATLGTLSAGVAHELNNPLAYVAGNLESLNYYISPILQLLETVKLLEQNELRGDQLEARLIDIYLRQRVDEITNDLPDLVYDTLHGCERIKTIVNDLMNFSRSNNDSFSRASLKPIVEDTLRLLHGQLKGYELTVAVEDVPTIYCKEGALKQAIINLLVNAKYAVDMSHKSHKSIEVLLAPGNAQDIILSVSDNGVGIDADVLPRLFDPFFTTKPVGEGTGMGLAVTQAIVKEHKGKIDVHSQEGVGSQFTISFPLEQ, encoded by the coding sequence ATGTCTGAATATAACGACTATAAAAAGGCGTATCTAAGAGAGCGTCGTGCACGTGATGAAGTTGAGTCATTACTTGAAGAGAAAACCCGTGCGTTATATTTGGCTAATCAAACACTTGAACGTCAATTAGAACAGCTTAAGAATCAACAAGCCGTACTAATAAACAACGAACGTATGGCAACGTTAGGGACACTATCAGCAGGCGTTGCGCATGAGTTAAATAACCCGTTGGCATATGTGGCAGGTAACCTTGAGTCACTTAATTACTATATCTCGCCAATCTTGCAGTTACTTGAGACAGTAAAATTACTTGAGCAAAATGAATTGAGAGGAGATCAATTGGAAGCTCGCCTTATTGATATATATTTAAGGCAACGTGTTGACGAGATTACGAATGATTTGCCGGATCTCGTTTATGATACGCTGCACGGCTGTGAGCGAATTAAAACCATAGTAAACGATTTAATGAATTTCTCCCGCTCCAATAACGATAGTTTCAGTAGGGCGTCTCTAAAGCCTATTGTTGAAGACACGCTTCGTTTACTTCATGGTCAATTGAAGGGATACGAGCTAACCGTCGCGGTCGAAGATGTACCAACTATCTATTGTAAGGAGGGAGCGCTAAAACAAGCTATCATCAATCTTTTGGTGAATGCTAAATATGCGGTAGACATGAGCCATAAATCGCATAAATCAATAGAAGTGCTACTTGCACCGGGTAACGCTCAAGATATTATCTTAAGCGTTAGCGACAACGGAGTAGGAATTGATGCTGATGTGCTTCCTAGATTATTCGATCCTTTCTTTACGACTAAGCCTGTAGGCGAGGGTACGGGCATGGGACTTGCCGTCACCCAAGCGATAGTAAAAGAACACAAAGGAAAAATTGATGTTCATAGCCAAGAAGGAGTGGGTAGTCAGTTTACTATTTCCTTTCCTCTGGAGCAGTGA